In Nitrospirota bacterium, the sequence GGCGCCGCGTTCATCATCGAGCTCCCGACGGGGGCAGGTACGCTCCAGGAGGGATCGGAGCAGAGACGAAGCGGTCCGCACAAATAAGCCATGTTCGTCATTGTCGGAATAGGTATCGTGCTCGGGGCGGTCATCGGTGGCTTTCTCATGGAAGGGGGAAACCTGCACATTCTCTTCCAGCCCTCCGAGGTCGTCATCATTTTTGGCGCCGCCCTGGGCGGTTTTCTGATTTCCTCTCCGTCCAAGATCGTCGGCATCGTCTCGAAGAACGTCCTGACCATCGTCGGCGGGAAGAGCCACTCCAAGCGGCAGTACCTCGAACTCCTGTCGCTCCTGTACCAGCTCTTCTCGAAGATCCGGAAGGAAGGGCTGGTCTCCGTCGAGTCAGACATCGAGAACCCCGACCGGAGCCCCATCTTCCAGAAATTCGGCAGCGTGCTGTCCAACCACCACGTGGTGAACTTCATCTGCGACAACCTGAAGGTGATCGTCACGGCAAACGTGCCTCCCCATGAGCTGGACAACCTCATGGAGATCGAGATCGACACCCATCACCATGAGGCAATGATCCCCTCGCACAGCGTCGCGCGCGTCGCCGACGCCCTGCCCGGCCTCGGCATCGTGGCGGCGGTCCTCGGCGTGGTGCTCACCATGGGCAAGATCGACCAGCCGCCGTCCGTGCTCGGCCACAGCATCGGCGCGGCGCTCGTCGGCACGTTCCTCGGCGTGCTCATGTGCTACGGGTTCGTCGGCCCCATTGCCGCCAATCTGGAGCACCAGGCCCAGGAGAAGGGCTTTTTCCTGCAGGTCATCAAGGTCGCCCTCGTGGCGT encodes:
- the motA gene encoding flagellar motor stator protein MotA; translation: MFVIVGIGIVLGAVIGGFLMEGGNLHILFQPSEVVIIFGAALGGFLISSPSKIVGIVSKNVLTIVGGKSHSKRQYLELLSLLYQLFSKIRKEGLVSVESDIENPDRSPIFQKFGSVLSNHHVVNFICDNLKVIVTANVPPHELDNLMEIEIDTHHHEAMIPSHSVARVADALPGLGIVAAVLGVVLTMGKIDQPPSVLGHSIGAALVGTFLGVLMCYGFVGPIAANLEHQAQEKGFFLQVIKVALVAFVGGSAPQMAVEFGRRAIPDVEKPTFSELENQVRGKAK